The Periplaneta americana isolate PAMFEO1 chromosome 2, P.americana_PAMFEO1_priV1, whole genome shotgun sequence genome has a window encoding:
- the LOC138715206 gene encoding zinc finger protein 83-like isoform X1, whose amino-acid sequence MEVIKTEPDIGPLNTQNDDRKEEKILLSEEGNSVKVDVNEMNVKSSDLHYNHVSGIKCEENKDPISTLVLKLEDKEDNLVKVDVNEMNVKSDALPYRGSIKCEENKDPISTLVLKLEDKEGNSVKVDVNEMNVKSSGLHYDHVSDIKCKENKDPISTLVLKFEDKEEFWNVKGIKEEPVPEIFQEEDNGSTKRSIQHDSNEDLRTQVFDECEIHSQHRGILNGTQIGLKENDQNFRIECNSLVQKKLTCESCGKIFTAQKLLKQHKLVHSRQKPFKCDNCGKTFTLRQLLRQHALVHSGDKPFKCNVCEKTFARVYHLRRHSYIHSVDNPFKCDICHMSFGERCQLTQHTSVHTQYKPFKCDICDKNFARINHLRLHALIHKDDKPFKCNVCEKTFARVYHLRRHASIHSVDNPFKCDICHRGFGERHQLTQHTSVHTQYKPFKCDICDKNFARIGHLRLHALTHKDDKPFKCDSCVKSFTRPEYLKEHMHIHSEKKLMCEICGKEFRSNRYLTEHKRFHNDLVFTCDVCSKSYWCKKSLQRHILVHTEDKPFRCDVCGKGFRQIGILKGHLRIHTLEKPLKCYMCGKDFRHASSLGKHMRIHTGE is encoded by the exons aTGGAAGTAATTAAAACAGAACCCGATATAGGCCCACTGAATACACAGAATGATgacagaaaagaagagaaaatacttCTCTCTGAG GAAGGTAATTCGGTGAAAGTGGACGTGAATGAGATGAATGTTAAATCTTCTGATCTGCATTATAACCACGTATCAGGCATCAAATGTGAAGAAAATAAAGATCCCATTTCAACTCTAGTGTTAAAATTAGAAGATAAG GAAGATAATTTGGTGAAAGTGGACGTGAATGAGATGAATGTTAAATCGGAtgcgcttccgtacaggggcagcATCAAATGTGAAGAAAATAAAGATCCCATTTCAACTCTAGTGTTaaaattggaagataag GAAGGTAATTCGGTGAAAGTGGACGTGAATGAGATGAATGTTAAATCTTCTGGTCTACATTATGACCACGTATCAGACAtcaaatgtaaagaaaataaagatCCCATTTCAACTCTAGTGTTAAAATTTGAAGATAAG GAAGAATTCTGGAATGTAAAGGGAATAAAAGAGGAGCCAGTGCCAGAAATATTTCAAGAGGAGGATAATGGCTCGACCAAGAG GTCGATTCAACATGATTCCAATGAAGATTTGAGAACTCAAGTGTTTGATGAATGTGAGATACACTCACAACACCGTGGCATCCTCAACGGCACACAAATTGGTTTGAAGGAAAATGATCAGAATTTTAGAATCGAATGTAATTCTTTAGTACAGAAGAAGTTAACCTGCGAATCTTGTGGCAAAATCTTCACTGCGCAGAAACTTCTCAAACAACATAAACTTGTTCATTCGAGAcagaagcctttcaaatgcgacAATTGCGGGAAGACTTTTACTTTACGCCAACTCCTCCGACAACATGCATTAGTTCATTCGGGTGATAAACCTTTTAAGTGCAACGTTTGTGAGAAGACTTTTGCTCGAGTATATCATCTCCGTCGCCACTCATACATCCACTCGGTAGATAATCCCTTCAAATGTGACATTTGTCACATGAGTTTTGGAGAACGTTGTCAACTAACACAACACACATCAGTTCACACGCAGTAcaagcctttcaaatgtgatatttgcGATAAGAATTTCGCACGTATTAATCATCTTCGACTACATGCATTAATTCACAAAGATGATAAGCCTTTTAAGTGCAACGTTTGTGAGAAGACTTTTGCTCGAGTATATCATCTCCGTCGTCACGCATCCATCCACTCGGTAGATAATCCTTTCAAATGTGACATTTGTCACAGGGGTTTTGGAGAACGTCATCAACTAACACAACACACATCAGTTCACACGCAGTAcaagcctttcaaatgtgatatttgcGATAAAAATTTCGCACGTATTGGTCATCTTCGACTACATGCATTAACTCACAAAGATGATAAGCCTTTTAAATGTGATAGTTGTGTGAAATCTTTTACACGACCCGAATACTTGAAAGAACATATGCATATTCATTCTGAGAAGAAACTCATGTGTGAGATCTGCGGCAAAGAATTTAGATCAAATAGGTACCTTACAGAACATAAGAGATTTCATAATGATTTAGTGTTTACATGTGATGTATGTTCCAAGAGTTACTGGTGTAAAAAGAGTTTGCAACGTCATATATTGGTTCATACGGAGGATAAACCTTTCAGATGCGATGTCTGTGGTAAGGGATTCAGGCAGATTGGTATATTAAAGGGACACTTACGCATTCATACACTGGAAAAGCCTTTGAAGTGTTACATGTGCGGCAAGGATTTCAGACACGCTAGTAGCTTGGGGAAGCACATGCGTATTCACACGGGAGAGTAG
- the LOC138715206 gene encoding zinc finger protein 83-like isoform X2, producing MEVIKTEPDIGPLNTQNDDRKEEKILLSEEGNSVKVDVNEMNVKSSDLHYNHVSGIKCEENKDPISTLVLKLEDKEDNLVKVDVNEMNVKSDALPYRGSIKCEENKDPISTLVLKLEDKEEFWNVKGIKEEPVPEIFQEEDNGSTKRSIQHDSNEDLRTQVFDECEIHSQHRGILNGTQIGLKENDQNFRIECNSLVQKKLTCESCGKIFTAQKLLKQHKLVHSRQKPFKCDNCGKTFTLRQLLRQHALVHSGDKPFKCNVCEKTFARVYHLRRHSYIHSVDNPFKCDICHMSFGERCQLTQHTSVHTQYKPFKCDICDKNFARINHLRLHALIHKDDKPFKCNVCEKTFARVYHLRRHASIHSVDNPFKCDICHRGFGERHQLTQHTSVHTQYKPFKCDICDKNFARIGHLRLHALTHKDDKPFKCDSCVKSFTRPEYLKEHMHIHSEKKLMCEICGKEFRSNRYLTEHKRFHNDLVFTCDVCSKSYWCKKSLQRHILVHTEDKPFRCDVCGKGFRQIGILKGHLRIHTLEKPLKCYMCGKDFRHASSLGKHMRIHTGE from the exons aTGGAAGTAATTAAAACAGAACCCGATATAGGCCCACTGAATACACAGAATGATgacagaaaagaagagaaaatacttCTCTCTGAG GAAGGTAATTCGGTGAAAGTGGACGTGAATGAGATGAATGTTAAATCTTCTGATCTGCATTATAACCACGTATCAGGCATCAAATGTGAAGAAAATAAAGATCCCATTTCAACTCTAGTGTTAAAATTAGAAGATAAG GAAGATAATTTGGTGAAAGTGGACGTGAATGAGATGAATGTTAAATCGGAtgcgcttccgtacaggggcagcATCAAATGTGAAGAAAATAAAGATCCCATTTCAACTCTAGTGTTaaaattggaagataag GAAGAATTCTGGAATGTAAAGGGAATAAAAGAGGAGCCAGTGCCAGAAATATTTCAAGAGGAGGATAATGGCTCGACCAAGAG GTCGATTCAACATGATTCCAATGAAGATTTGAGAACTCAAGTGTTTGATGAATGTGAGATACACTCACAACACCGTGGCATCCTCAACGGCACACAAATTGGTTTGAAGGAAAATGATCAGAATTTTAGAATCGAATGTAATTCTTTAGTACAGAAGAAGTTAACCTGCGAATCTTGTGGCAAAATCTTCACTGCGCAGAAACTTCTCAAACAACATAAACTTGTTCATTCGAGAcagaagcctttcaaatgcgacAATTGCGGGAAGACTTTTACTTTACGCCAACTCCTCCGACAACATGCATTAGTTCATTCGGGTGATAAACCTTTTAAGTGCAACGTTTGTGAGAAGACTTTTGCTCGAGTATATCATCTCCGTCGCCACTCATACATCCACTCGGTAGATAATCCCTTCAAATGTGACATTTGTCACATGAGTTTTGGAGAACGTTGTCAACTAACACAACACACATCAGTTCACACGCAGTAcaagcctttcaaatgtgatatttgcGATAAGAATTTCGCACGTATTAATCATCTTCGACTACATGCATTAATTCACAAAGATGATAAGCCTTTTAAGTGCAACGTTTGTGAGAAGACTTTTGCTCGAGTATATCATCTCCGTCGTCACGCATCCATCCACTCGGTAGATAATCCTTTCAAATGTGACATTTGTCACAGGGGTTTTGGAGAACGTCATCAACTAACACAACACACATCAGTTCACACGCAGTAcaagcctttcaaatgtgatatttgcGATAAAAATTTCGCACGTATTGGTCATCTTCGACTACATGCATTAACTCACAAAGATGATAAGCCTTTTAAATGTGATAGTTGTGTGAAATCTTTTACACGACCCGAATACTTGAAAGAACATATGCATATTCATTCTGAGAAGAAACTCATGTGTGAGATCTGCGGCAAAGAATTTAGATCAAATAGGTACCTTACAGAACATAAGAGATTTCATAATGATTTAGTGTTTACATGTGATGTATGTTCCAAGAGTTACTGGTGTAAAAAGAGTTTGCAACGTCATATATTGGTTCATACGGAGGATAAACCTTTCAGATGCGATGTCTGTGGTAAGGGATTCAGGCAGATTGGTATATTAAAGGGACACTTACGCATTCATACACTGGAAAAGCCTTTGAAGTGTTACATGTGCGGCAAGGATTTCAGACACGCTAGTAGCTTGGGGAAGCACATGCGTATTCACACGGGAGAGTAG